In Labeo rohita strain BAU-BD-2019 unplaced genomic scaffold, IGBB_LRoh.1.0 scaffold_30, whole genome shotgun sequence, a genomic segment contains:
- the LOC127160197 gene encoding complement C1q-like protein 4, giving the protein MNTNAEPEKLKNMEERIQKLEETLTTLKSTTHDLQNKLESLQKENEGKKIAFSAGLLPSGLGHTGPAGTPQTLVYKKVFSNIGSAYDSNSGIFTAPMKGAYYFRFYAHCHSGTKMAVSLLKNSQTQCSVFSWKPVTNGNASNGIVLTLESGDEMSTQLWANTWVFDDKNSYTSFSGFLIFPL; this is encoded by the exons ATGAACACTAATGCTGAGCCTGAAAAGCTTAAAAACATGGAGGAAAGAATACAAAAATTAGAAGAAACACTGACCA CTTTAAAAAGCACAACACATGACTTACAAAATAAGCTTGAATCTTTACAAAAAGAGAATGAAG GCAAAAAAATTGCCTTCTCGGCTGGACTTCTGCCATCTGGATTAGGACACACTGGGCCCGCTGGTACTCCGCAAACTCTTGTCTACAAAAAAGTTTTCAGTAATATTGGAAGTGCCTATGATTCAAATAGTG GTATCTTCACAGCACCAATGAAAGGAGCCTATTACTTCAGATTTTATGCTCATTGTCACAGTGGAACCAAAATGGCAGTCAGTCTCTTGAAGAACAGTCAAACTCAATGCTCTGTGTTTTCATGGAAGCCTGTCACCAATGGTAATGCCAGCAATGGTATTGTTCTCACACTGGAGTCTGGTGATGAAATGTCTACACAACTTTGGGCAAACACCTGGGTTTTTGATGATAAAAACAGCTACACAAGTTTCAGTGGTTTTCTTATTTTCCCCTtgtga
- the LOC127160173 gene encoding C-type lectin domain family 4 member M, translating to METRVNDLTAGKSQLETRVNDLTAGKSQLETRVNDLTAEKRQLHNSLNSLSQKKLDLETRVNDLTAEKSQLQSNFTSLSQKKLEMETRVNDLTAGKSQLETRVNDLTAEKSQLQSNFTFLSQKKLELETRVTDLTAVKSQLQSNFTFLSQKKLELETRVNDVTAEKNQVQSNFTSLSQKKLEMETRVNDLTAGKSQLETRVNELTAEKSQLQSNFTFLSQKKLEMETRVNDVTAEKSQLQSNFNSLSQKKLELETRVSDLTAEKRQLQSNFTSLSHKKLELETRVNDLTSRKSQLETRVNNLTAEKKQLQNSLNSLSQKKLELETKLTKLQETGCLFMSNEEKSWSDSRQYCRNHGGDLVIINTEKKQMFISSFVKERMWIGLSDREEEGNMKWVNNLPLKQGFWFRGVAPDAEGDHDHEEQDEPHDPGGNPVVRWDLVYRLWAPRIVPRVHTPPSPRGILGGPLDTMSPGSRGP from the exons ATGGAGACCAGAGTCAATGATCTCACTGCTGGGAAAAGTCAGTTGGAGACCAGAGTCAATGATCTCACTGCTGGGAAAAGCCAGTTGGAGACCAGAGTCAATGATCTCACTGCTGAGAAGAGACAGTTACACAACAGTTTAAACTCTTTGAGTCAGAAGAAACTGGATTTGGAGACCAGAGTCAATGATCTCACTGCTGAGAAAAGCCAGTTACAGAGCAACTTCACCTCTTTAAGTCAGAAGAAACTGGAGATGGAGACCAGAGTCAATGATCTCACTGCTGGGAAAAGCCAGTTGGAGACCAGAGTCAATGATCTCACTGCTGAGAAAAGCCAGTTACAGAGCAACTTCACCTTTTTAAGTCAGAAGAAACTGGAGCTGGAGACCAGAGTCACTGATCTCACTGCTGTGAAAAGCCAGTTACAGAGTAACTTCACCTTTTTAAGTCAGAAGAAACTGGAGCTGGAGACCAGAGTCAATGATGTCACTGCTGAGAAAAACCAGGTACAGAGCAACTTCACCTCTTTAAGTCAGAAGAAACTGGAGATGGAGACCAGAGTCAATGATCTCACTGCTGGGAAAAGCCAGTTGGAGACCAGAGTCAATGAACTCACTGCTGAGAAAAGCCAGTTACAGAGCAACTTCACCTTTTTAAGTCAGAAGAAACTGGAGATGGAGACCAGAGTCAATGATGTCACAGCTGAGAAAAGCCAGTTACAGAGCAACTTCAACTCTTTAAGTCAGAAGAAACTGGAGCTGGAGACCAGAGTAAGTGATCTCACTGCTGAGAAGAGACAGCTACAGAGCAACTTCACCTCTTTAAGTCATAAGAAACTGGAGCTGGAGACCAGAGTCAATGATCTCACATCTAGGAAAAGCCAGCTGGAGACCAGAGTCAACAATCTCACTGCTGAGAAGAAACAGTTACAGAACAGTTTAAACTCTTTGAGTCAGAAGAAACTGGAGTTAGAAACTAAGCTAACAAAGTTACAAG AAACTGGGTGCCTTTTCATGTCCAATGAGGAGAAGAGCTGGTCTGACAGCAGGCAGTACTGCAGGAATCATGGTGGTGATCTGGTCATTATCAACACTGAAAAGAAGCAG ATGTTCATATCTTCATTCGTCAAGGAAAGGATGTGGATTGGTTTGTCTGACAGAGAGGAAGAGGGCAACATGAAATGGGTGAATAATTTACCACTGAAACAAGG GTTTTGGTTCAGAG GGGTGGCTCCCGACGCTGAGGGCGACCACGACCACGAGGAGCAGGATGAACCGCATGACCCTGGTGGAAATCCAGTAGTAAGGTGGGATCTAGTATATCGTCTCTGGGCACCCAGGATCGTTCCTCGGGtccatacccctcccagtccacGAGGTATTCTAGGTGGCCCCCTCGACACCATGAGTCCAGGATCTCGTGGACCGTAA